The sequence below is a genomic window from Sparus aurata chromosome 6, fSpaAur1.1, whole genome shotgun sequence.
TCCTctgtaaattgaaaaaaataaatcagtgaaGCTAGCaaacaactgaaacaaagaATCATTTCCTCTGTGGTTTAATCTCTCCCCTTATATTCTATGTCCACCTGTAAAACCTACGTACACCATGTCTGAAGTATGTGTGAGGTACGCACATCATCTTTGCAATTTCAAGTCAAGTCAGCGCCTGAACCTCACAGTGGATCTTGAGTCATTTTGTGTAGGAAAAGGAGTACACGTGTTTTTGGGCTGTACACCCTGTTTAAACATCTGGCAACGGGTGCATTCGAGTTGAGAACACAAAAGGTGCCATTTTGACAGATTTTGgggtattttttaaattcaagtaTCAGCAATTTTGCCACTTGTTGTGgtaaaatattttataaaatataaacGATACCATGCATCCAGTTAACAATCCAGAAGGCCTTTGGGTTATTTCACAATGACACCTTTAATGTAACCCATCTTGAATTGCAAGTATAATATCATCTTTTCCCCCACCCTCTTCTACATTGAGTCaatgtttgtcatttctgtCATTGCTGCTGATCTTTTGTTTATGCTCCATGCTGATTTAAttgttattgttactgttttcaTTGATGTTATTCATAAGGCATATCCAAGAGCAAATGAGAAACATTGGAATGATGGTAATTACGATGATATCCCCTaaactgaaaaccaaaaaacacagaagcgAGTGGTGCCAGTGGTGATAATGGCAACGGGCCAACTGCACGcagtgatgaagctgctgaAAGTGGTGAGGGTGCAGACAGTGGTGAGCCAGCCACAGCTGGCAGGCGTTCAGGCCGTGCACGAAAAGGCCCATTGATCGTGGAGACAGTTAGTGGTAAGATTACTGGTGCTGCTTTAATTGCTGCATGGGAAGCACAATCACTGCACAAAGTCATTTGATGAGCGGATGACTTTCCCAGTGATTTGAGGGTTAACATCAAAAGTGTGTGACCACTAAGCCGAATGCTTCATTTGATCTCTAATTGGTTAAAACCCCTTTTAGAATGATGAGAGAGTTTAGCAAGAGTGGATTTAACCTTGAGAGTGCTTTGAATAAGTGATAATCAAATCTGATGCACtaatgttttctgtctgtaCTACAAGATATAATCATTTCTTCAGTTACCATAATAACTTTTGAATTGTATTAATCAAATTATATTTTAGACTTTTTTAGACATTATATTAAAACTGGTTttaaaattttacttttttgacAGATTCTTTATCAGCAGCCAATGTACTGTGTTTGTagactgtgtgaatgtgtgtgtgtgtatgtgtgtgttcgtttgtgtgtgtatgtgtgtgtgtgtgtgtgtgtaagtcaTGCACCTATGCTCTCTGTTAACAAACATGCTTGCTTTATTAAATGTTAATTCAGGATGAGTCAGTGCTATGAGGTCAATTAAATAAGCAAACTGATCCTCTTCTTGATACAACATCTTGCAACACTTGTGTTGAGACACATTCTTCCATAATTTCAAGACAGAGGACAACCGAAGCTGACTTTCCAAGATGACCATGCTATCAATCGATGTCTACACAAGACTGAATTCACATCAAACAGACAAGGATTTTTCCCTCTCACTGACCAAGGAAGTCTCAGTCTTGAGGGGgtaattttatgttttaagaatgtgtatttctttgaaGACCAAGTCAACAGAAGCAAATTAAAGCTTCGATTACAATGTTCTTTTGAGCACTGCCAAGTCAACTCTGCATCTTTCAACAAGAAGAAGGCAGAAGGTCTACCAAAAGACACTCTCTTCAAGTTTACAAGAGTGCAAAATGCACTATTCATACATCCAAATATTAATCTcttcaaatatatatatctcttcaaatatacatatatatatatatacacatatatatatatatatatatatatatatatatatatatatatatatatatactatatatatatatatatatatatatagtatatatatatacagatatatatatatatatatatatacatatatatatatatacatatatatatatatacatatatataacatataagaATATAGAGAAAATAGACAAGGATagacaagagagaaagagagatataGGACACATAATAGAGAATatacagagagaacagagatagagaagagagagagaattagagatagagagagacacaagagatagacacagagagagagacacagagagagagagacacagagagacacagagagagagagagagagagagagagagagagagagagagagagagagagagagagagagagagagagagagagagagagacagagagagagagagagagagagagaaggacagacagaaggagagagagagagagagagagagagagagagagagagagagagagagagagagagatatagagagagagagagagaatagagagagagagagagatatatatatagagagatacatatatatagagatagatatatatatagatatatagagataatatatagatatatatatatatatatatatacacacacatatatatatatatatatatatatatatatatatatgatttttatttatattttttacataaaataagTATGTAAACATGTATTGTATAACCAAATGGCATTATTATATAAACAATATCATCAGAAATGCACAAAGAAAATTTGTGATGTTGGAAAAGTGAGGTAAGTCTGTACACATCCAGACATGGATGTCTGAATTCATTGTAATTGTAGATAAACAATTACAGAAACTTAACAACTTAACAACAACTTGTATGCAGATTTCAGCTGTTGGCTGAGTACATTCACTAATGTACTGGTTGAAAAATCCTTAGATCCTGGTGTTCACTTTCATGCTGGGCTTTCTGACTGCAAAGTCATTATTGGAGAACCAGCAGAGCTGGAGTGTAAAGTCAGCAGTGAAGAGTGTGAGGGTATCTGGTACAGAGATGGAAATGAGGTAAGCAAAGGGGATAATGTGGGCTTTAAGTAGCATATAGGCTGTGATATCATTGCAGTAAGATAGTCAAATAAGAATAGGTGACTATTATATATGCATATACATTAGAGCTGCAGATAAGACTGTAATTATATTTGTGACAgtaatttgcttgtgtttttccaGATTAAATCTTCTGAGGGTATCACCATTTCAAAAGAAGGAACCTTCCACAAGCTGAAAattcacaaagtcacagaggaATTTGCTGGAACATATAAATTTGAAGCAGATGGAAGGAAGACAGAGGCCTCAATTGTTGTTGAGGGTAAGAACATTTTCCTTACAGAAATTCCTTCTCTGCATCAAGGGGTTGCCTCATTCATGAGAGTACAGCATATTGTATACAGTATGACTACGCTAAGGTTAATCTAAAGTGCATGCATAGAAACTAGATAGCATGTCTCTGCTTAAAATATCTATCTTTTTTGCTAACCATTGCAGATCCACCCAGATTTGATACTGAGGAACTGGAGGCATTTAAAACCCCTGTAACTgtgaaaaaaggacaaaaagctGCCTTCAAACTACCTTTTATTGGACGGGACCCTATTAAAATTCAGTGGTACCTTGACGGTGAAGAGCTTGCAGATGAAGGAAATATCAAGTTAGAGCATGGAGAGGGTTACACTCGTCTACTTCTGAACAAGCTGCAGCGCAAAGACAGCGGTGAAATCAAGATGAAACTCAAAAATGAGTTTGGCACAATTGAGGCCATCAGCCAGCTTGTTGTACTGGGTACGTATacaattttttacatttacagtatgttttatGTACTTGAAAAGTAAGTAGCCTACAAAATACCTGTCTAATTCTTTTGCTACAGAGTAGGTGGTCTGTTCAGCTGAGACTAATACTCTACATACTACTTTGACTCTGGCAGATAAACCCACTCCTCCAATGGGACCTCTGGAGATTGTTGAAGCCTCCTCCTCTGGAATTGAATTCAAGTGGAAACCTCCAAAAGACAGCGGTGGCTGCAAGATAGACAACTATATCCTGGAGAGAAATCAAGTTGGCCGCAACACTTGGAAAAAAGTGGGACCGATCGGTCCTGATGCCAAATTCAGGGACACCGATGTAGACCACGGCAGGAGGTACTGCTATCGCATCAGAGGGGAGACTGAGATGGGCACCAGTGAGCTGATGGAAACAGAGGACATTCAAGCTGGTACCAAAGGTAAACTCAGACCAATGATGTACCAGTCATTAAAATAGAGAAATTTCTAGGACTTCACCAAATAACACTTTTGTACTTACTAAGTAGAGTTTTGATGTGATGAGCCAAACTCTTCGCAGATTTGTGATATGCCAGTTTCCTTTGGCATATCTGGAACTCAACTTTTTTGAGGTTATCCCAGATGCTTGAGTTTTTCTAAATCTTGCTAGCATCAAAACTTGCAAGCCTGGCTGTCACACAGTCATGTGTCACAGTCCCGGGTTCAGTGCAGTGCTGGTGACTACAGAGGGGAGTTGGGACACACAAAACTATCCagttttattttggatttttgatgtaatgcataaaaaagaaaaaaacacactgacattcaATACTGTTGAATACTGATTTGAGTGTCAATTCCCATGGTGATGGTTGAAGCTTCAAAGCTTTCGGGTGAGCCCAAAAAATGTTGCTATTCAATGGAATAGTTGTGACTTTTAAAATTACTCCCAGGAATGAATACAATCCACACAGAGCTTTGCATCAAGTTGATGATCACACAAAATTGCACAGTTGACCATTAATATAATGTCATTATAGTGTTGATCTAAGGTATGAATGGTGCACCGTCAAAACCAATACGAGGTGGCTCTTGTAGATTTTTAGTTGTTTTGCACTGTACAGTTTTAGTCATGTCTCCTAAGACAGAGAATATACGGCtccacaaaagacacaagattTTCATTAAGTTGTAAGACAGTAGTCTCTTTATTATCAAGTCTCTGCAGTTAACTACATTATAAAATTGCACAGAAGAATTTCCATATGCCATGTTCTGCTCTTGATTCTGGACAAGCCTTTGTAATCATGATCAGTTCTCCCACAGTacaaaaaaaccttttagaCTCAGAAATTATTTATAGATCCCAATCTTTTTTCTACATAGCATACCCTGGAGCCCCATCAGCACCAAAGGTCGTCAGTGCCTTCAAGGACTGCATCAACCTCTCTTGGTCACCTCCAGCCAACACTGGAGGAACCAACATTCTGGGATACAACATTGAGAAACGCAAGAAGGGCAGCAACCTCTGGGGTCAGGTCAACCCACCTGACCAGATGATCACAGGTTACTCTTTTATTCATAGATCATCTATGTTTGATTATGTTATGACAGCCTGTTTCAACAAGGTGAAGGTTTAATGAATGCTGTAATTTCTGTTTATCATATTTTGCCTACGCAGCTAAGGGATTTGGTGTTAAAGATGTGGTTGAGGGCATTGAGTACGAATTCCGTGTGTCAGCAATCAACAACTCTGGAGCGGGTGAATACAGTACACCATCTGAGTTCGTGTTTGCAAGAGACCCTAAAAGTAGGTGGTCATTGTTATCACTCATTACAATCAATACAGAGCCAACAAATTGCAGCACTGAATATGAATCATATGTTACAGAGCCTCCTGGTAAAGTCAAAGACTTCAAAGTGACAGATTCCACCTACACAACTCTGTCCCTGTCTTGGACCCAACCCAAGGACATTGAGGGGGTTGAGGATGAAGCCAAGGGATATTTTGTGGAGATCCGACCTGCAGAGAGCACAGAATGGGATCGCTGCAATTCAAATCTAATCACCATGACCTCCTTTACAGTGAAAGGCTTGAAGTCAATGGCCATGTACTGGGTCAGAGTCATTGCTATGAATgacggaggagagggagagccACAGGAGCTGGATAATTACATCCTCGCTATGCCCCCTCCTGGTGAGAAAAACACTTCAAAGTTACATATGTCAAATAGTTCCATTTGTATAATGCTACAGGGAATCCTCTTTTACATAGTTGTATTCATCAGTTGTATAGTAAAGAAGATAGAATTTAACATCTTCTGAAGGTAGAAGTCATTGTGAAAGACTAAATTGAGTAAACCTGAAGAGATTCATAGAAAATCAACTTGGAGTTACTGTGATCGGGATCAGTGAAGCCTGGGTTAAACAAGACAAACGCACTGATGAACTGAGCAGTCTATTTGGCTTTTAAATCTTATCACCAGTCATGACAGATGAAAGCCACGACCAAGACTTTTTGTTACTTTAATGTCAGTATTTAATGTGACTTAAAATATGTTTATCATTATACACCTTCTGGCCACATTATTAGGTACACCTGTAACATTTAATGCAATCCTGTGCAACAGCTCATATATGGAACATATATTACGATACGATACTATACAAAATACCTTATTAAACTGAGGTCCACCATACATATAGGACAAACAAGTTGGACAATAATAAAGGAGACAGAGTCAATATGACCGTACCCTCACATATTCAACATATTCATTGCTAGCAGCATTCCATAGCACTTTCTTTGGTCACAGTCCAAGTCATTGAAACCATGTCATCATCCCATCAATTAACATCGACACTGTCATTATTGACAGAGACAATGTTCATCAAAAAACTTCATTGACTTCCTGAATCTCTCAGAGAGGCACCTCCGCAATTTGACCTGAATTAAGCTAATAATGGCCAGTGTTTCTAAAAGCTTTTTTAAGAAAGGTGTTAATTACTACTTGTAATACTTGTATCATAGTGGTTGCTGTTAATGGTGGTGTTTCTActgttcttcttccttcatgctTAAAATGGCCtgaacaagacatttgagaCACTAATCAATATAATGCAGCCCAATTTAACAGCATTGTAAACTACAACCTCAATAACAAGTATATTAATAAATGATTCTCTGATAGTCAATCAAAATTGAACATTATCATCTTTATATGGAGGAACATATGGCAGAACAGTTGTATCGGATTGTATTAGATCTTATAAAGTGGTCACTGAGTGTATGTTTTGTGTAATGCGACTCTAAAAATGCAACAGCAAACATAGTTTATAAAATCAGGATATCAAACAATATGtacatttgcagaaaaaaatactgtGTTTTTGTAGAAATCAAAAAATTTTACAACACAATTGTAAGCACCTAAAACTAGTTGTTGTCAATTTGGTTGAATTATAGTGATAAGGCTATGTTTGGATCAGAAATGAATCATCATAAGTTATTGTCTGGTTTTCCCTGCCATCAACATcaaaattaatgacaaaaaGTGACCAATTTTTCACCCAATTTCCACCTACTTAGTGAGACCACGATTCACTGATGCCAAAATCAAGAGTTTCATGGTGGTGAGAGCAGGAAATTCTGCACGATTCAACATCAACTTTGAGGTAACTACGGACGTAATTAAAAAGACTTCTGACAATGCAAATATTTATAATGATAACGTTAGTCTTCTGACAAATCGGACAAAGTATATTTCCCTATTTTTGTAGGCTTCTCCTTGGCCTGATATCACCTGGCAGAAAGATGGAGCGCCAGTGTCTAAAAAGGTAACCATCAGCAACACAGAGGGAACATCTCAGCTTCTGATTCCTTCTGCTGAGCGCTCAGATACTGGAATCTACTCTATCATTGTCAAGAACATTGTCGGTCAAGAAACATACAGCATTGAAATTAGAGTCACAGGTGAGTAAAATACTGTATCAATAATTTACTCCTTTTCCATATACTGTCAATaaaaagaattttaaaaaaaaaccttcgtATTTTAACTCCAGATGAGCCAAAGCCACCAGGTCCTGTGGAGGTCGACGAAAACGTGCCTGGCACAGTGACCGTCTCATGGACCGCGTCGCCAGATGAGAAACGTGATGACAGGCTGCACTACATGGTGACTCAACGTGACTCAAGTAAAAGACAGTGGCACACCGTTGCAGATCACATCTTCAACAACAGATTCACAGCCTGCAACATTATGCCGGGCCGAGAATACCAGTTCCGAGTCTACGCAAAGAACGACATGGGCTCCTCAAAACACTCTGAATCACCAAAGTGGCTGATTACTGCCAAAAAAGGTATGGAAATGCAGACACAGGCTTAAGCAAATACAGTACTTACTTACTACCCACATATTACTACACTACTACACTACAGAGTACTAAGGCTACCAGCAGATCTGAATTGTCTGTGTACTTTCTTTCCCTGTGTATCTCTATTAAACCAGCTAATTCAGTGTATTCAATAAGAAGAGACTGATGCCATTTGGACAAAGTAcagcattgtttttgtttatttgtttgctttgtctgtttctgtgtgcttTAATGACATTGCATTCTGGGCAATGCAATGGAAGCTCACAAACTGGTTCATGTGTCGATCCTGTTTTAGACTGATGGCATCGCCCCCGTTTAGAGCTCACATTATCACATTATCGCAAATATTTTCTTCCCTGCAGAGTGTCCAAACCATCAGGCCGTCACATTAGCAGACGCAGAAACAGAAGagtaaacattatttttgctTTACAATTCTAACTCCATGCAATGCATATCTGCTTTCTTCCAGAAAAGTTCACTCTAAACATGCCAGAATCAAAGGTCACTGATCTACAGTGTCCTCCCAAGTTCATTGTCCCACTGAAAATGCACACAGCTCCTCAAGGGTATGAATGCTACATGAGTTGTGCTGTAAAAGGAGACCCGACACCACATGTCACATGGCTCCGCAACAACATCAGTTTGAATACCAACACTAACTACTTCATCTCCAACACCTGCGGAGTCTGCTCACTGCTCATATTGAGGGTCGGAGCTAAAGACACCGGGGAGTACAAGGTTGTTGCTGAAAACGGGATGGGAAGGGCCGAGTGCTCCACCAAACTGACAGTCAGAGGTAAATTTTAAATAGAATGTGCCTACGCTTTAAAGACGCTGTAAATGTTGTGCATACTTACTTACTAACAATATCGGAAATCTGAAACAAATAACTggctttctctttctttcttccagaGTAAATGGACAAACTGAAGATGGTAGAATTGCTCTAAAACACCAACAGAAACCAAGCTGCTGTTGGGAGTCACATAATTTATCTTCAGAGTTAAGCAAACCCCTAGAATGCAGTAATATTTAATGTGATACCTTCCTTTAAGGTTTTTAACTATTTGAATAAATGGAAACCTCTGCAGGAATTTGCTCATCAAAGTTGAACTCACAATAAGGTCTTGGGCGTAATAAGTTGCTGAAATATAAGCCACGCATTggtttgttatttgtttgttttaaattttgCAATTTCTATAGAATGGAAGCTTGAAATACTAAGTTGCAATCTCACATATTTGAACTGCAATAACATGCATGTTAAACCGCTAGAATATTTAGACTATATGACACTTTGAAGAAGTTATTTATTGAAGTtatatgttaaaatgtttgtctgAGGTGTATGgtactgtttttctttcagttaaTATTTAGTTGGAGGTTTTTGTTTCAATATATAGTGATTGTTTGGTtgcaattgttttgtttttctcaactGAGGATTTAAAATCTTCccctcaattaaaaaaaacaaaaaaaaacaatttaatacAATGTTATTGTCTGTTCTACCTGTGGACATTTATGTGTGGGTTTGgtgtaaataaatatttcatactGCTATTGTGAATGATTTTATCTGACCTGCATCTGACTTTGAAagacattaaacatttaacacaaaatacttttacaatgacaataaagacacaTGCTGATAGACTTGGACATATATTGTGGCTCTGGTTCAAGTCTTACAAAGCCAGCAGGAATCATAATTCAGGCCACTTTATTATCCCCAAGAGAGTTTTATGTGAATTATCTATCTCCAGTTGTCTTGTGTTACCTCTCCAAGCATTTTTGTGGGGTCAGACATCTGTCCAAGTTTAGAAGCACTGAAGAAGAGACGGGGTTAACGGTTACACCCACGCCTTTAACATGACTGACTAGTGCAGGGTGACACTTCTCATTTTCAAAGTGACGTGCCTATTACAGTGCTAAAATAAGTGCTACTTGGCAACTTAGGCCTGTTCTTTTTAATGAGACAGTAAGAAATAATAATGGTTCATTAGTATTAGCATGAGGTTTAGCTTGTTTAGTTTGCTTTTCCTCTGCTGTATccagagcagcacagagcaaATAGGAATATTTATGCAAATTGCCTAATATTTGGAGCAAGATTTCAGCATAAAAGTACGatcaattattttttcaaaaaatgtgtaataaacatttttttgaacaAATGCacaaagcttaaaaaaaaaattaaaaaatctgtATCTAATTGACACTTACCTCTTGTTCAATGATTGGATGAAGATCAGTCAGCATGGTGTGCAATTAAGCTAATGGAGAGGCAGCTCAGCCCACCGGCACTTCACTTCTCATGATGCTTTTGAAAAAGAGCAGCCAAAAGCACCCTGCTGCACAGCTAAAGCTGAAATTTCAGTTTTGAGGGAGGGATTAGGGTGGCTTCACTGCTGCATTTCCTCTTGTGCCCCCTTTTCAAGAACCTATAGCACTTTAGGGGCCAAAGTACATGACAGTAAACCTATCCCCAAGAGGCAGAGGGAAAAAGCAGTGGGTAAGGTTGCTCCGAGTGTCTCTGAAAGGCTTTATTGCCTCTCAAACTGCCAAGCCCACACACAAGAATCCGCTGGAACCTGGCTGGCAACACGCAGCAGAGAACAGCAGTTAACTTGACACAGATAGTAAGTACATTTAAATTAACTGGGCACGTTCCCAATTCTAATAAATACATGGAATTTCAATCATCAATATCTTCTTTATTTTGTCAGCTAATCTTTGTAAATATGTTCTTTGAGCTAATCTGACACCAGTCTGCATGTTACTCTTTATCAAGCATAAGTGTACGAGGCAAAGAGATCTCACTAGTTAGCTGAAGTGACAATTCTTATTTAATTTTGACAGCAGTTTATAGAAATTGTAGTAACTCTCAAGTTTAAATTAAGTTTTAAGTTCTGTGTTAGAAAAATTTTGTTTATGACACACGCTTTTAGACAAGCAGAATATTCTTATCTGAATGAGAAATAATGCGAAACAGGAAAATGTTAAAGAGAGAtcaatattaaactaatgattAGTGCAAGAGAGTAATGGTGAATACAGAAACAGGACACTTtacatacaaatacacattaCAATCACCCACACTTTTTCCTCCTGCAAAGACTAACTATTGCAGTACATTGTCAAacttaaatataatattttattcagtattctatcacaaaaaaatgacaaataataaAAGTATATGCGCTGCGGCTAAGTGCAGCTCTGAGATTTGGGTCATAGACCTGACAAGATATTCATAAATCAGTTCACTCCTAACACCCTTGGCACAGCTATTTTTTCTCTATGACAAATATAGCTTCACAGCAGCGCACCAAGTGTTGCAAAGCTGCTAAACATGCAGGTACTTCTTCAACTAACAGAATCTGGCATCATTCAGtttgataaatgtatttaaatagtTTAAGTGGCTATCAAACTAATGATTGGCTAATACAAGAACAAAAATGCTTCTGTCATTAGACTTATGAGATCATAAAAGTTTGGGAAGATGGTGAAGACAAAGTAATTTATACAAGATACTATTAGATATATACAGTATGAGTTCATCATTCTAACTCTTAAATGAAATTGGAAAAGACAATACTTTTAGCATTTTTGAATTATTGCTGTAAGATGTCACATGTCGGTATACTAATGTGACCGTCTTCGTCTTTGAGATTCCATTTTTGTAATAATACGAATTCTAAAACCATTATCCATATTTACTGAAATGCACTTTTGatttgttaatgttttgaaaatggGTGTCTGAAGCTTATCCTTACAGAGTATTGACTACCGAGCATGAAATCTGACTAATAAAAAACTGTTGCAAAAATCAATCATTAATTGATGCAATTAAAGTGCCTTTTCTGTTTCACCTTTTATCTTTTCACATATTTCTCCAGATAATTCAGGGCTAAAAAGAAAGCAACCTGACCCTAAATACAAAGATGCTTCTGACTAATGTTACGTTTGCTTACGTCACTTCCTGAGTCATGATAGATAGTTTTATGAGGTATGTGACCTACTGCCTGCAAAATTAGTCCGGTCACCTGCAAGAATTTACAAAGAGAATTTTAAGAATGTACTGATCATAGAAATTCTTTCATTTATAGCACAGATAGAGTTACTAACATTGGGCACCATGGCACCATTTATGACACTGGTATTACTCATATTGTCTGACAttgacaaaatcaaatcaattttatttatatagcccaaaaaccacaatcacattgcctcagtagGCTTAACAAAATGTACAGTGAACGCATGCCATAATATTATTTAACCCACATTGAAGGAGGCATGAATTGTGTCACAGAATATCTTTTCTATCTTTTCAAGGATAGGCTTTACTTAACATTCATGAACATTCAACTGCCTTAAGCTGCTTGTTAAAACAATGATAAGTGATACCCATTACAGATTCAGACCATCTGGAAGAGATTGACTGCATGTCAGACAGATGGGGATGGTTGCTAACAGTGGTCAAGCCATGCTAACAGCTCTAGACTGCATTGAAACTCTAGGATATGTTACAGTAAGCGCTGACATAGGCAAAAATAACCTTATTATATATTCCAAGCGACAGCCTAAGTCGTGACTGATTAAAATGGTATGTATGCGTTCCAAACATTCTGCCTTTTTAAGtgattgataacatttttatcattCGCAGAGAAGCTGTTGTCTCAGTCAAGATGTTTAAAATACGTAAAGCTAAGGATGACGAGCCCACGGCTCCAGGGCAGGGTAAGTAAATAGATTATTTTTCACTgccaaacaataaaatatgcattttaaaCTAAATGCAGATACAGTAGCCTGAGAGGGTTTGTGAAGTATGATTGTACTAAACCACTCAAAGCTTCTTCACAAGTGTAAATAATGCAATTACTTATCTCATCTAATGACAGTGAAAATTAGAAAGAGGTCAAGGGT
It includes:
- the igfn1.1 gene encoding immunoglobulin-like and fibronectin type III domain-containing protein 1.1 isoform X2 yields the protein MWKKSKVTDQTAAGQTGIRKKSKVPGVMITQFKEELPEGMTTPDFTRKPIALTIQEGKLAVFKAKITGNPTPTVTWGRANGEIHYHPDVCLQKYDEATQEHTIEFPKVSPEDADTYKCFATNEHGRAVCTVVLNVIEVGFSKTREMQKTQVEDVADFRKKLKKRNPDGTREEKPMDSEEKVWEILLSADKKDYERICAEYGITDFRGMLKRLNEMKKEREEEIAAFVTHISTLKHIEVKDDDCATIELDMELKDPTSKIFLYKDGVMVPFTQEGADELKHNLKQVGKKYVFTIKKLGIEDAGLYSVDVGGVNVFSTDFKVPEVDFAVKIQEVKALEREDALFQCVLTAPMSEIKWYGKSALLTNGEKHEIIVSEDKLIHKLIVRDCMPLDGGIYAAVAGIKSCNAFLVVEADKDPSNKGKKAARKTTMAGAGDDADLARIAKEQQERYQKEMEEKIEKAKQAQAEREVTEAAAKAEAEKAAAEAKAAAKAKRAAAAKKKKEARAAAAAGGAAGAAGADGAAGAAGAGGAAGAGGAAGAGGAAGAGGAAGAAGAAGAGGAAGAGGAAGAGGDGTDGAGVGGAAGSGAGAKGGAEGGAGVGDEDFEDGDEYDSFEDSDEEFEGEGGGEGGGGRGGKGGRRRGGKGGEGEEGGEGEEEGEEGGEGGGKGGKRRRRKKEGSLVPDTVIGDNYDEESTNQQGGKTGKKGKRHRKKVVEVEEAVVEASGASGDNGNGPTARSDEAAESGEGADSGEPATAGRRSGRARKGPLIVETVSDPGVHFHAGLSDCKVIIGEPAELECKVSSEECEGIWYRDGNEIKSSEGITISKEGTFHKLKIHKVTEEFAGTYKFEADGRKTEASIVVEDPPRFDTEELEAFKTPVTVKKGQKAAFKLPFIGRDPIKIQWYLDGEELADEGNIKLEHGEGYTRLLLNKLQRKDSGEIKMKLKNEFGTIEAISQLVVLDKPTPPMGPLEIVEASSSGIEFKWKPPKDSGGCKIDNYILERNQVGRNTWKKVGPIGPDAKFRDTDVDHGRRYCYRIRGETEMGTSELMETEDIQAGTKAYPGAPSAPKVVSAFKDCINLSWSPPANTGGTNILGYNIEKRKKGSNLWGQVNPPDQMITAKGFGVKDVVEGIEYEFRVSAINNSGAGEYSTPSEFVFARDPKKPPGKVKDFKVTDSTYTTLSLSWTQPKDIEGVEDEAKGYFVEIRPAESTEWDRCNSNLITMTSFTVKGLKSMAMYWVRVIAMNDGGEGEPQELDNYILAMPPPVRPRFTDAKIKSFMVVRAGNSARFNINFEASPWPDITWQKDGAPVSKKVTISNTEGTSQLLIPSAERSDTGIYSIIVKNIVGQETYSIEIRVTDEPKPPGPVEVDENVPGTVTVSWTASPDEKRDDRLHYMVTQRDSSKRQWHTVADHIFNNRFTACNIMPGREYQFRVYAKNDMGSSKHSESPKWLITAKKEKFTLNMPESKVTDLQCPPKFIVPLKMHTAPQGYECYMSCAVKGDPTPHVTWLRNNISLNTNTNYFISNTCGVCSLLILRVGAKDTGEYKVVAENGMGRAECSTKLTVRE